In Drosophila yakuba strain Tai18E2 chromosome 2R, Prin_Dyak_Tai18E2_2.1, whole genome shotgun sequence, a single genomic region encodes these proteins:
- the LOC6530170 gene encoding probable cytochrome P450 6g2 yields MELLLLILLVSLIGIAYVALQQHYSYWRRMGVREIKPKWIVGNLMGLLNMQKSPAEFISQLYNHPDAENEPFVGIHVFHKPALLLRDPEMVRNILVKDFGGFSNRYSNSDHKADPLGSQNIFFLKNPAWKEVRLKLSPFFTGNRLKQMFPLIEEVGASLDAHLRQQPLHNERMRCFDLEAKELCALYTTDVIATVAYGVRANSFTDPKGEFRRHGRSVFEFSLLRAAEFTLVFFLPHLVPFFGFKVVPAGATSFLRKTINYVMSERERSGEKRNDLIDILIEFRKSTQQAKKAGLKDQFVFEGDILVAQAVLFFTAGFESSSSTMAFAMYELAKDADVQQRLREEIKDALVESRGQVTLKMIESLEFMQMIILEVLRMYPPLPFLDRECTSGKDYALAPFHKFVVPKGMPVYIPCYALHMDSQYFPQPRKFLPERFSQENRKLHTPYTYMPFGLGPHGCIGERFGILQAKVGLVYLLRNHFVTTSERTPHRMQLEPKAIITQAKGGVHLRLVRDPLGV; encoded by the exons ATGGAACTGCTACTGCTAATCCTCCTGGTATCCCTAATAGGGATAGCATACGTGGCACTGCAGCAGCACTACTCCTATTGGCGGAGAATGGGAGTACGCGAAATCAAGCCCAAATGGATAGTGGGCAATCTAATGGGACTGCTCAACATGCAGAAAAGTCCCGCGGAATTTATATCCCAACTGTATAACCATCCCGATGCGGAGAACGAGCCCTTCGTGGGCATCCACGTGTTCCACAAGCCGGCGCTGCTTTTGAGAGACCCCGAAATGGTGAGGAATATCCTGGTCAAGGATTTCGGTGGATTCTCCAACCGGTACTCGAACTCTGACCACAAAGCAGATCCTTTGGGATCCCAGAACATATTCTTTCTGAAGAACCCCGCCTGGAAGGAGGTGCGTTTGAAGCTATCGCCCTTCTTCACCGGCAATCGATTAAAGCAGATGTTTCCCTTGATCGAGGAGGTTGGTGCCAGCCTGGATGCCCATCTTCGCCAGCAGCCGCTGCATAACGAGCGGATGCGCTGCTTCGACTTGGAGGCCAAGGAACTGTGTGCTCTCTACACCACGGACGTGATAGCCACGGTGGCGTACGGAGTGAGAGCCAACAGTTTCACTGATCCGAAGGGCGAGTTCCGCAGGCATGGACGATCTGTGTTCGAGTTTAGCCTTCTGCGGGCGGCGGAGTTCACTCTGGTGTTTTTCCTGCCCCACCTGGTTCCGTTTTTTGGATTCAAGGTGGTGCCGGCGGGAGCCACTAGTTTCCTGCGCAAGACCATCAACTATGTGATGTCGGAGAGGGAGAGATCTGGAGAGAAACGCAACGATCTCATCGACATTCTCATTGAGTTCCGGAAGAGCACCCAGCAGGCAAAGAAAGCTGGGCTAAAGGATCAGTTTGTGTTCGAGGGCGACATCCTGGTTGCCCAGGCGGTACTCTTCTTCACCGCCGGCTTTgagtcctcctcctcgacCATGGCATTCGCGATGTACGAGCTGGCCAAGGATGCGGATGTACAGCAGCGACTGAGGGAGGAGATCAAAGATGCCCTGGTCGAAAGTAGGGGTCAGGTGACGCTGAAGATGATCGAGTCACTGGAGTTCATGCAGATGATTATACTGGAGGTGCTGCGCATGTACCCGCCACTACCGTTTTTGGATCGAGAGTGCACTTCTGGAAAGGATTACGCGCTGGCTCCATTCCACAAGTTCGTGGTGCCCAAGGGAATGCCCGTTTACATTCCCTGCTATGCCCTGCACATGGATTCCCAG TACTTTCCTCAACCCCGCAAATTCCTGCCGGAAAGATTCTCCCAAGAGAATCGCAAGCTCCACACGCCCTACACCTACATGCCCTTTGGCCTGGGTCCGCATGGCTGCATCGGCGAGCGATTCGGAATTCTCCAGGCGAAGGTGGGTCTGGTGTACCTGCTGCGCAACCACTTTGTTACCACCTCCGAGCGCACTCCACATCGCATGCAGCTCGAGCCCAAGGCGATTATCACCCAAGCCAAGGGCGGCGTCCACCTTCGGTTGGTTCGCGATCCTTTGGGCGTCTAA
- the LOC6530171 gene encoding cytochrome P450 6g1: protein MVLTEVLFLVVAVLVALYTWFQRNHSYWQRKGIPYVPPTPIIGNTKVVFKMENSFGMHLSEIYNDPRLTDEAVVGIYSMNKPGLIIRDIELIKSILIKDFNRFHNRYARCDPHRDPLGYNNLFFVRDAHWKDIRTKLTPVFTSGKVKQMYTLMQEIGNDLELALKRHGEKSSGKFITEIKEICAQFSTDSIATIAFGIRANSLENPNAEFRNYGRKLFTFNISRAKDFFVAFFLPKLVSLLRIQFFTPDFSHFLRSTIGHVMKEREQSGLLRNDLIDVLVALRKEAAAEPSKPHYARNQDFLVAQAGVFFTAGFETSSSTMSFALYELAKHPEMQHRLREEINGALLEGGGSLTYEKIQSLEYLSMVVDEVLRMYPVLPFLDREYESVQGQPDLSLKPYYDYTLENGTPVFIPIYALHHDPKYWTNPSQFDPERFSPENRKSIVAMAYQPFGSGPHNCIGSRIGLLQSKLGLVSLLKNHSVRDCEATMKQMKFDPKGFVLQADGGIHLEVVNDRLYEESAQSVQ from the exons ATGGTGTTGACCGAGGTCCTCTTCCTGGTGGTCGCCGTACTGGTGGCGCTCTACACGTGGTTCCAGCGCAACCACAGCTACTGGCAGCGCAAGGGCATACCCTATGTCCCACCCACACCAATCATTGGAAACACGAAGGTGGTGTTCAAGATGGAGAACTCCTTTGGCATGCACCTCTCGGAGATATACAACGATCCTCGGCTGACGGACGAGGCTGTGGTGGGGATCTACTCCATGAACAAACCCGGCTTGATAATTCGCGACATAGAACTgatcaaatcaattttgatcaaGGACTTCAATCGTTTCCACAACCGCTACGCCCGCTGTGATCCCCACCGCGATCCCTTGGGCTATAACAACTTATTCTTCGTCCGGGATGCCCATTGGAAGGACATTCGCACCAAGCTTACTCCCGTTTTCACCAGCGGAAAGGTTAAGCAGATGTACACCTTGATGCAAGAG ATTGGAAATGATTTGGAGTTGGCACTGAAAAGACATGGAGAGAAGAGCTCAGGGAAATTCATAACGGAGATCAAGGAGATCTGCGCCCAGTTCTCCACGGACAGCATTGCCACCATTGCATTTGGAATCCGTGCCAACAGCCTGGAAAATCCCAACGCAGAGTTCCGTAACTACGGACGCAAGTTGTTTACTTTTAACATATCCCGTGCCAAGGACTTCTTTGTGGCCTTCTTCCTGCCCAAGCTGGTGTCGCTGCTGCGCATCCAGTTCTTCACGCCGGACTTTTCCCACTTCCTGCGAAGCACCATTGGTCACGTCATGAAGGAGCGGGAGCAATCAGGATTGCTCCGCAACGATCTCATAGATGTTTTGGTGGCTCTGCGAAAGGAGGCGGCTGCCGAGCCCTCGAAACCTCACTATGCCAGGAACCAGGACTTCCTGGTGGCCCAGGCCGGAGTGTTCTTCACGGCGGGATTTGAGACCTCCTCCTCGACAATGTCCTTTGCTCTGTACGAGCTGGCCAAGCATCCAGAGATGCAGCATCGCCTGCGCGAGGAGATCAACGGAGCTCTGCTGGAGGGCGGTGGGTCATTGACCTACGAGAAGATCCAGTCCCTTGAGTACTTGTCCATGGTGGTGGACGAGGTCCTGCGCATGTATCCGGTGCTGCCGTTCCTGGACCGCGAGTACGAGAGTGTGCAGGGACAGCCGGATTTGAGTCTGAAGCCGTACTACGACTATACCCTTGAAAACGGAACCCCAGTGTTTATACCCATCTATGCCTTACATCATGATCCAAAG TACTGGACCAATCCCAGCCAGTTCGACCCAGAGCGCTTCTCTCCCGAGAACCGCAAGTCCATAGTGGCCATGGCATACCAACCCTTCGGCTCTGGACCACACAACTGCATTGGCAGCCGGATTGGCCTGCTCCAGAGCAAACTCGGACTGGTCAGCCTATTGAAGAATCACTCGGTGCGGGACTGCGAGGCTACCATGAAGCAAATGAAATTCGATCCCAAGGGTTTCGTGCTCCAGGCTGACGGCGGAATCCATCTGGAGGTGGTCAACGATCGTCTCTACGAGGAGAGCGCCCAATCGGTCCAATGA
- the LOC6530172 gene encoding methyltransferase-like protein 25 — MSKVGIAQLQRRLDTLLAFLNPHWDFVNCHMVNYLTDQHWDCFLSETLKSEISGSEDVALVIEDLFWKNDESVRFTAWREFLGKSNQERLALHPELLTRVEELIEVQENSTQLSIREFMSAKKCHEVELAAALVDHLVKSFGQGGFIVDAGDGKGYLSSRLALQYGHRVLGIDANAENTQNALSRNRKLQRAWNGLTERAELQIQGITPKRRGKKSPARDSTKSAPALENYKTTAKFITTELNFGALLAEHFTQLGPEDSPNFCLTGLHTCGNLAATCLQVFHAQADCRLLCNVGCCYHLLRERYSQQEFFGNKALMDLQTDYGFPLSQYLQERKVRMGRNARMLAAQSIERTVDAKELPNVTLYYRALLEILVCRHAPQLKNELQVGKVRKFDSFQEYIQKCSTKLDAPWLAAVEEEELQSLLQEYAVDKHYLDLFYLLRMSFAPVLESLILLDRLLYLKELGYKRSYLINLFDPVISPRHFAIVSIKPLT, encoded by the exons ATGTCGAAAGTGGGAATCGCGCAGTTGCAGAGGCGTCTTGATACTTTACTGGCATTCCTCAATCCTCACTGGGATTTTGTCAACTGCCACATGGTAAACTACTTGACTGACCAACACTGGGATTGCTTTCTTTCCGAAACCCTTAAAAGTGAGATCTCTGGCAGTGAAGACGTGGCTCTGGTTATAGAAGACCTATTTTGGAAAAATGATGAATCAGTAAGGTTTACGGCATGGAGAGAATTCCTTGGCAAGAGCAATCAGGAACGCCTAGCGCTTCATCCGGAATTGCTGACCAGAGTGGAGGAACTTATTGAGGTGCAGGAGAACTCCACACAGCTAAGCATTCGAGAGTTTATGAGCGCCAAAAAGTGTCATGAG GTGGAACTAGCAGCCGCACTTGTGGACCATCTTGTAAAGAGCTTCGGTCAAGGCGGCTTCATTGTGGACGCTGGCGATGGCAAAGGCTATCTTTCCTCGCGCTTGGCGCTCCAGTATGGTCACCGTGTGCTCGGCATTGATGCGAACGCTGAAAACACGCAGAACGCCTTGAGTCGGAATCGCAAACTGCAG cGCGCTTGGAACGGACTCACGGAACGAGCGGAGCTGCAAATCCAAGGAATCACGCCCAAGAGACGGGGTAAAAAGTCGCCAGCCAGGGACAGCACAAAGAGTGCGCCAGCCTTAGAAAACTATAAGACAACGGCCAAGTTTATAACCACCGAACTTAACTTTGGCGCTTTGCTGGCGGAGCATTTCACTCAGTTAGGTCCGGAAGACAGTCCAAACTTTTGCCTTACTGGATTGCATACGTGTGGCAACTTGGCGGCCACCTGTCTTCAGGTTTTCCATGCCCAAGCGGACTGCCGGTTACTATGTAACGTTGGCTGCTGCTATCATCTGCTGAGGGAGCGCTACTCGCAGCAGGAATTCTTTGGCAATAAGGCTCTGATGGACCTGCAAACGGACTACGGATTCCCATTGAGTCAGTATCTCCAGGAGCGAAAAGTGCGGATGGGTCGCAATGCCCGGATGCTGGCGGCCCAGTCAATTGAACGTACCGTGGATGCCAAAGAGCTGCCCAATGTAACGCTTTACTATCGAGCTCTTTTGGAGATCCTGGTTTGCCGCCATGCCCCGCAGTTGAAGAACGAACTGCAGGTGGGCAAGGTCCGAAAGTTCGACAGTTTCCAGGAGTACATTCAAAAGTGTAGCACTAAACTGGATGCTCCTTGGTTGGCAGCTGTCGAGGAAGAAGAGCTTCAATCCCTTCTCCAGGAATATGCTGTAGACAAGCACTACTTGGATCTGTTCTATCTGCTACGTATGTCCTTTGCTCCGGTACTGGAGAGTCTAATTCTCTTGGATCGCCTGCTCTACCTCAAGGAACTTGGCTATAAACGCAGCTAtcttataaatttatttgatccTGTTATTTCGCCCAGgcattttgcaattgtttCTATAAAGCCACTGACGTAA
- the LOC6530173 gene encoding small nuclear ribonucleoprotein F, protein MSAGMPINPKPFLNGLTGKPVLVKLKWGQEYKGFLVSVDGYMNMQLANTEEVIEGSVTGNLGEVLIRCNNVLYIKGMEDDDEEGEMRD, encoded by the coding sequence ATGTCGGCTGGTATGCCCATCAACCCCAAGCCGTTTCTGAACGGCCTGACGGGAAAACCAGTGCTGGTGAAGCTGAAGTGGGGTCAGGAATACAAGGGCTTCCTGGTCTCAGTCGACGGCTACATGAACATGCAGCTGGCCAATACGGAGGAAGTGATCGAGGGCTCCGTCACCGGGAATCTCGGCGAGGTGCTCATCCGCTGCAACAACGTGCTGTACATCAAGGGCATGGAGGACGACGATGAGGAGGGCGAGATGCGCGACTAG
- the LOC6530174 gene encoding protein LTO1 homolog — translation MMTSPSRDINDLFDEIVLTEEKEARLGYEEGLKDGQEQGNEEGYKLGYAQGVSLGEELGKILGQVVAQQQLKHTDKVRRSLEQLRSLIEEFPRTNDPQADIIGAVQDIRSSHRRLRALLGSKKTPGAAPPETNSVDHKDYSF, via the coding sequence ATGATGACAAGTCCGTCGCGAGATATAAACGATCTTTTTGACGAAATTGTCCTGACCGAGGAGAAGGAAGCACGTTTGGGCTACGAGGAGGGACTGAAAGACGGCCAGGAGCAGGGCAACGAAGAAGGCTACAAATTGGGTTACGCCCAGGGAGTCTCACTCGGCGAGGAGCTTGGCAAGATTCTGGGCCAGGTTGTGGCTCAGCAGCAACTAAAACACACGGACAAGGTGCGCCGCAGTTTGGAGCAGCTGCGCTCGCTCATCGAGGAGTTTCCGCGCACCAACGATCCGCAGGCGGACATAATTGGTGCAGTGCAGGACATTCGATCCTCCCATCGTCGCCTACGTGCCTTGCTTGGATCCAAAAAAACACCTGGTGCAGCGCCTCCAGAAACAAATTCTGTCGATCATAAAGACTACAGCTTTTAG